In the genome of Streptomyces lydicus, the window TCCGACCGTCCGGCACCCCGTCGCCCGCCTGGCCTCCGGCCGGCACGTCCTCGGCATGGCCGACGCCGTCGTCCTCAACGATCCGATCACCGGCCAGGGCTCGAACAACGCGGCCCAGGCCGCGACCCACTATCTCGACAGCATCCTCCGCCACGGCACCGCCGAATTCACCCCGCAGTGGATGCAGCGCACCTTCGACAGCTTCTGGCGCGGCTGGGCCCAATGGGCCGTCGGCTGGACCAACTCCCTCCTGGCCGAGCTGAGTCCCCATCACCGCGACCTCCTGACCGCGGCGGCCGAGATCCCCTCTGTCGCCGGTGCCCTCGCCGCCGGGTTCGACGACCCGCGCACCCTCTACCGCTGGTGGTTCGAGGAGGCCGAGGCACACCGCTTCCTGGCCGAGAAGCGCGCCCAGCACGCCGCCCGCTTCGACGGCCGCGAACTGCGCCGCGCGCTGGGTCAGTACGCCACCGGCGTGACCGTGGTGACGGCCCGTTCCCCCGACGGCCGCAACGTCGGCATGACGGCGAACTCCTTCACCTCCGTCTCGATGGACCCGCCCCTCGTCCTGTGGTGCCCCGGCAAGAACAGCCCGAGCCTCCCGGACTTCACCGACGCCTCGCACTTCGCCGTCCACGTACTGGCCGCCGACCAGCACCATCTCTCCCGCCAGTTCGCCACCCCGGCCGACGACAAGTTCCACGGCATCCCCACCACCCCCGGCATCGCCGGCACCCCCCTCCTGGACGGCGCGGTCGCCCGCTTCCAATGCCGCACCGTGCAACGCCTCGACGCCGGCGACCACATCGTCTTCCTCGGCGAGGTCGAACAGTACGAGGCCGACGGCGGTACCCCTCTGGTGTTCCACTCGGGGTACTACCAGGTGGCGACGAAGCATCCAGATCTGTGAACGCGAGTTGCCCGGTGGCCTGGCGCCATCCGGCTCACGCAGGGACCAGGTAGTCAACGGCGGCATGGTGGGCACCATGCGCCGCCGCCTTCCGGCCGAGGCCGGGCAGCCGGTTCCGATCGAGGCCGGGCCGCGTCCTACCTGTCGTCTTCGTCCCGCCCGTCCTCGAAGACGAAGAGTGGTTTTGCGCCATGTGCGGGTGCTTCGGCGAAGGTGAGGGCTTCGGTGAAGCGTTCGAGCGGGAATGGCTCGCCTTGGGGGATGCTCAGCACTTCCTCGTCAACGAGACCGCGCACCTCGGACAGCGCGCGCAGCGCCTCCGCGGGTGAGGCGGTGCCGAACCAGCGGTTGAGCCAGAAGCCTCGGAGTGCTTTGGTCTCGTAGATGACCGAGCGGGCCGGCAGCGGGATCGTCAGCGCTGCCGGGTCGGTCTGCCGGTGGGTGGAGAGCGCGCCGTAGACCACGAGCTCTCCGCCCGGAGCCAGCGCCTGGAACACCTGGGCACCCACCTCGCCCGCGACGCAGTCGGTGGCCTTGTGCACGCCGGCCGGTCCCGCGATCTCGGCCACTCTCTGCAACAGGTCCTCGTCCTCGGTGCAAATGACCTCGTCACCGCCGAGTGCCTTGATCTCCTCGACGGCATCGCGCCGCCGCACGACATTGATCGTGCGTATGCCCAGGTGCCGGGCCAGCTGAATGACGAGGCGGCCGACGGTGGAGCCCGCGGCCGTCTGCAACAGCCATTGCCCCGGCTGTACGTCGAGTTCGCGGGTGACCAGCAGCAGTGCGGTCAGCGGGTTGACGGCGAGCTGACAGGCGCTGGAGTCGCTGAGGCGATCGGGGACCGGCAGGAGCCTTCGGGTATCGGCAACAAGGTATTCCTGCCAGGTGCCGGCCACCGGCGGCCCGGGTACCGCCGGGACGGCAACGGCCACCACGCGCTCGCCGGTCTTCAGTCCCCCGGCGTCCGGGCCCAGGGCCTCGATACGGCCCACGCATTCCATGCGACCCCCGACAGCGGGAAACTCGGGCGAGAAGCCGTAGCGGCCACGGAGCACGTGCAGATCGCTGGCGTGAATCGGAGTCGCCTTCACGCGGATCAGCGCCTGACCGGCTTCCGGTGTGGGAACCGGACGGGATTCCAGCCGCAGGACATCGGCCGGCTCGCCCACCTTTCCGGCTACGAGCGCGCGCATGGATCGTGGCATGAGTGACCTTTCGCGTCTCAGCGCCCGACGAACTCGGCGGGCGTTGCGGCCGGCGTGATCAGGTGCGCATCACGGGCATGCCGACCAAGTGCACCAGCCAGGGTGCGCCGCGCGCCGCATCGCCGCAATCTGGACGCATGGCCCATCGACGCGTGACGAAAGGTGACCCATGAAGTTCGCAGTCATCGGCGGTACCGGTCTGATCGGATCGCAGGTCGTGAAGAAGCTGAACGCCGCGGGGCACGAGGCCGTACCGCACTCACCGTCCACAGGTGTCGACGTGCTCACCGGTCAGGGCGTGGAGGAGGCGGTGGCCGGAGCCGACTGCGTCGTCAATCTGACGAATTCCCCGACCTTCGACGATGCGTCTCCCGCCTTCTTCCAGACCTCGATGGACAACCTCCTGGCCGCCGCCCACAAGGGCGGGGTGGGCCACTTCGTCATCCTCTCGATCGTCGGCGCGGACCAGGTGCAGAACCTGGCCTATTACCGCGCCAAGGTCTTGCAGGAAGACATCCTCAAGGCCGGGCCGCTCCCCTACTCGATCGTCCGCGCCACCCAGTTCATGGAGTTCATGGCGGCCACCATGTCCTGGACCACCGAGGGCGACACCGTCCGCCTGCCCAGCACCCCCCTCCAGCCCATCGCCGCCCAGGACGTCTCCGACACCGTCGCCGAAGTCGCCGCCGGCAGCCCTTTGAACGCCACCCTCAATGTGGGCGGGCCCGATGTCCATCCCCTCGACGAGATCGGCCGGATCACCCTGAGAGCCCGGCCTGACGGACGCACGGTCGTCACCGACGACACCGCCGGCATGTTCGCCGCCGTCGACGGCGATGCGCTCACCACCAAGGGCGACGCACGCATCGCCCCCACCCACTACACCGACTGGCTCGCCTGACCCGGCCGGCCCGCGACTGGAGACCTCGCCATGTCGAACAACGAACAGGCGGCAGGCGGCGCCGGGAGTCGGCCGCGCTCGGAAGCGTGGAAGACGGCGCTCACCGTGCTGCAGTCGGCGAAACCGCCGTTGATTCCGGAGGGGGCGGAGGCGATGACCGTTCTGGTCGAGTTCCCTCCCGGCGATCCCGGCACCCCTCCGCACCGGCACTCGGGACCGGCCTTCGGCTACGTG includes:
- a CDS encoding flavin reductase, with protein sequence MRRIAVVGAGQAGAQLALGLQAHGYDVTLVTDRAPDEIRRGPVMSSQCMFDTALQSERELGLHHWEDQAPDISGIAFSLIGPHGTPDVSWRAPLEGPAHSVDQRVKCAAWIEQFADGGRGEIVLHEAGVNDLEWYARTHDLVVVSTGKGELSQLFPRNSELSPYDRPRRALALTYVTGTAPREGEDAVHYRLVPGVGEFFSFPALTTTGPCDIMVFEGVPGGPMDCWDDIRTPEGHLTRSLEILHRFFPDAYEHYRHARLTDNGGVLRGRFTPTVRHPVARLASGRHVLGMADAVVLNDPITGQGSNNAAQAATHYLDSILRHGTAEFTPQWMQRTFDSFWRGWAQWAVGWTNSLLAELSPHHRDLLTAAAEIPSVAGALAAGFDDPRTLYRWWFEEAEAHRFLAEKRAQHAARFDGRELRRALGQYATGVTVVTARSPDGRNVGMTANSFTSVSMDPPLVLWCPGKNSPSLPDFTDASHFAVHVLAADQHHLSRQFATPADDKFHGIPTTPGIAGTPLLDGAVARFQCRTVQRLDAGDHIVFLGEVEQYEADGGTPLVFHSGYYQVATKHPDL
- a CDS encoding zinc-dependent alcohol dehydrogenase family protein, producing MRALVAGKVGEPADVLRLESRPVPTPEAGQALIRVKATPIHASDLHVLRGRYGFSPEFPAVGGRMECVGRIEALGPDAGGLKTGERVVAVAVPAVPGPPVAGTWQEYLVADTRRLLPVPDRLSDSSACQLAVNPLTALLLVTRELDVQPGQWLLQTAAGSTVGRLVIQLARHLGIRTINVVRRRDAVEEIKALGGDEVICTEDEDLLQRVAEIAGPAGVHKATDCVAGEVGAQVFQALAPGGELVVYGALSTHRQTDPAALTIPLPARSVIYETKALRGFWLNRWFGTASPAEALRALSEVRGLVDEEVLSIPQGEPFPLERFTEALTFAEAPAHGAKPLFVFEDGRDEDDR
- a CDS encoding SDR family oxidoreductase, which gives rise to MKFAVIGGTGLIGSQVVKKLNAAGHEAVPHSPSTGVDVLTGQGVEEAVAGADCVVNLTNSPTFDDASPAFFQTSMDNLLAAAHKGGVGHFVILSIVGADQVQNLAYYRAKVLQEDILKAGPLPYSIVRATQFMEFMAATMSWTTEGDTVRLPSTPLQPIAAQDVSDTVAEVAAGSPLNATLNVGGPDVHPLDEIGRITLRARPDGRTVVTDDTAGMFAAVDGDALTTKGDARIAPTHYTDWLA